The following proteins come from a genomic window of Corynebacterium sp. P4-C1:
- a CDS encoding NUDIX domain-containing protein, which translates to MEGDGNGWVDGPGGKRVWGKYGAAGLFLRAGDTVLLQHRAHWVADGGTWALPGGARDSHETAEEAALRETVEECGIDTSLVVVEKALVTAGEEPGWTYTTVMAHTTTGAPIDLEPNAESMELLWVPLDKIKEYELHRGFESSLSVLLWHAESHD; encoded by the coding sequence ATGGAAGGTGACGGCAACGGGTGGGTCGACGGCCCCGGCGGCAAGCGCGTGTGGGGCAAGTACGGTGCGGCGGGATTGTTCCTCCGCGCCGGGGACACGGTACTTCTGCAGCACCGTGCGCACTGGGTCGCTGACGGGGGGACCTGGGCGCTGCCCGGCGGCGCGCGCGACTCCCACGAGACCGCCGAAGAAGCCGCCCTGCGGGAAACAGTGGAGGAGTGCGGGATCGACACCTCCCTCGTAGTGGTGGAGAAGGCACTGGTCACCGCCGGCGAGGAGCCCGGGTGGACCTACACCACGGTCATGGCCCACACCACGACCGGCGCCCCCATCGACCTTGAGCCCAACGCAGAATCCATGGAGCTTCTGTGGGTTCCGCTGGACAAAATCAAGGAGTACGAGCTGCACCGGGGGTTCGAGTCGTCGTTGAGTGTGCTTTTGTGGCACGCTGAATCGCATGATTGA
- a CDS encoding ABC transporter ATP-binding protein, producing MIDVQHLTKEYGQVRAVDDLTFRVEPGVVTGFLGPNGAGKSTTMRMILGLDTPTSGSALIDGVPYRSLKHPLHKVGALLDAKAIHPNRSARNALLWQAQASGIPTSRVDEVLDLVGLTSVAGKKAGSFSLGMGQRLGIAAAMLGNPEYLILDEPVNGLDPEGIRWVRELLRRFAAEGRTVLVSSHLLSEMSQTADRLVVIGKGRLVAAGSVHEFIKENSTLTTVVRSPHLDQFASALHAEGIEFSQAADLDGRPTLEIPERSSEDIGALAFSTGVMVTELTERRATLEDAYIRRTESAVEYHTGLPGAPAPAASSDSTTGEYRA from the coding sequence ATGATTGACGTACAGCACCTGACCAAAGAATATGGCCAGGTCCGCGCGGTCGACGACCTCACGTTCCGGGTCGAACCCGGCGTGGTCACCGGCTTCCTCGGGCCGAACGGCGCCGGCAAATCAACGACGATGCGCATGATCCTTGGCCTGGACACGCCGACATCAGGCAGCGCGCTTATCGACGGTGTCCCCTACCGCTCCCTCAAACACCCCCTCCACAAGGTCGGGGCACTCCTGGACGCCAAAGCGATCCACCCCAACCGCTCCGCCCGCAACGCGCTGCTGTGGCAGGCACAAGCCTCCGGGATCCCCACCTCGCGCGTCGACGAAGTCCTCGACCTTGTCGGCCTGACCTCCGTGGCCGGTAAGAAGGCGGGCAGCTTCTCCCTCGGCATGGGACAGCGCCTCGGCATCGCCGCCGCCATGCTCGGCAACCCCGAGTACCTCATTCTCGACGAGCCCGTCAACGGCCTCGACCCCGAAGGCATCCGCTGGGTCCGCGAGCTGCTGCGCCGCTTCGCCGCCGAAGGGCGCACGGTGCTCGTGTCTTCCCACCTGCTCTCCGAGATGTCGCAGACCGCCGACCGGCTCGTCGTTATCGGCAAGGGCCGCCTCGTGGCCGCCGGGTCCGTCCACGAATTCATCAAGGAGAACTCCACCCTGACCACCGTTGTGCGCTCGCCGCACCTCGATCAGTTCGCTTCCGCACTGCACGCCGAGGGCATCGAGTTCTCCCAAGCCGCGGACCTCGACGGCCGCCCGACACTCGAGATCCCTGAGCGCTCCTCCGAGGACATCGGCGCCCTCGCTTTCTCCACCGGTGTCATGGTCACCGAGCTCACCGAGCGCCGCGCCACCCTCGAGGACGCCTACATCCGCCGCACCGAGAGCGCCGTCGAGTACCACACCGGGCTACCCGGTGCTCCTGCTCCGGCCGCTTCCAGCGATTCCACGACGGGAGAATACCGTGCTTAA
- a CDS encoding ABC transporter permease, whose translation MLKTMLSEWTKLRTTKSFYWTTGLAFVLAVVFVALAAAFDNPDFPLYAGALVVQQVLIYGLIPMLIQAAMVVTTEYRFNVNSINFAITPQRWQLALSKLAVYGLIAVVLSIIILVASYTAGDQFAPYPVEWTTNVFARRSFWAVPLVVFLLVMMTQGLGWILRSTAAVVMIMITLPIFEFVIGFIPKIGQKVQFIAPFQNAIPFVLNSQSDKPNPFGGDPLTLWGSFGVFAVWVLVIYAIGLLLLERRDA comes from the coding sequence GTGCTTAAAACAATGCTTTCCGAATGGACGAAGCTCCGCACCACCAAGTCTTTCTACTGGACAACCGGCCTCGCGTTCGTGCTCGCAGTTGTATTTGTGGCCCTCGCGGCGGCGTTCGACAACCCGGATTTTCCGCTGTACGCCGGAGCCCTCGTAGTCCAGCAGGTCCTGATCTACGGGCTCATCCCGATGCTGATCCAGGCGGCCATGGTGGTCACCACCGAGTACCGCTTCAACGTGAATTCCATCAACTTCGCCATCACTCCGCAGCGCTGGCAACTGGCCTTGTCCAAGCTCGCCGTCTACGGTCTGATCGCGGTGGTTCTCAGCATCATCATCCTTGTGGCCTCCTATACCGCCGGCGACCAGTTCGCCCCCTACCCGGTGGAGTGGACGACCAATGTCTTCGCCCGCCGCTCCTTCTGGGCCGTGCCGCTGGTGGTCTTCCTGTTGGTGATGATGACGCAGGGATTGGGGTGGATTCTGCGCTCCACAGCCGCAGTGGTGATGATCATGATCACGCTGCCGATCTTCGAGTTCGTTATCGGATTCATCCCCAAGATCGGCCAGAAAGTCCAGTTCATCGCCCCATTCCAGAACGCTATCCCGTTCGTGTTGAACTCCCAGTCCGATAAGCCGAACCCCTTCGGCGGCGACCCGCTGACTCTGTGGGGCTCGTTCGGAGTCTTTGCTGTGTGGGTGCTGGTCATCTACGCCATCGGGCTCCTCCTCCTGGAGCGCCGCGACGCCTAG
- a CDS encoding phosphatidylserine/phosphatidylglycerophosphate/cardiolipin synthase family protein, with the protein MIPDLSTWQLIFMIVDYTIKFVVIGVIPENRKPSSANAWLLIILLIPFLGLPLYFFFGSTYLSRRRHRIQKEAHAEINDVHADFPDVPSSVRLSGDVASMARLNRTLTGYPAVEGHVEALWSDYQKTMLRIAELINASTSHVHIEIYAQAWDDTTAPVFEAMERAVARGVKVRVLFDHIGSQKYPGFRAFKRRLTAAGIQWHLMLPLLPLQWRFRRPDLRNHRKLIVIDDRVAMMGSFNLIDRSYLVRNHVKKGRQWVDSFVELTGPVVASLGSMFAVDWYTESGEVIDITPPYDNTPGPLEGQNVLQLIPSGPGYSTEPNLRMFNTLIHHARERLILCSPYFVPDDSMLEAITTACYRGVRVDLLVGEKADQFMVQHAQSAYYQQLLEAGVHIWQFPAPYVLHSKFAIADPVVWASSPSPAPASAAPPLLPLPRLPLPPPPLPRLPLLPPPRPPTCRKSRSWAAPTWTCARSP; encoded by the coding sequence ATGATCCCCGACCTCTCCACTTGGCAGCTCATCTTCATGATCGTGGACTACACGATCAAATTCGTGGTGATCGGCGTCATCCCCGAAAACCGCAAGCCGTCCAGCGCGAACGCCTGGCTGCTCATCATCCTGCTCATCCCGTTCCTCGGGCTACCCCTGTACTTCTTCTTCGGTTCGACCTACCTGTCGCGGCGCCGCCACCGCATCCAGAAGGAGGCGCACGCCGAGATCAACGATGTCCACGCCGACTTCCCCGACGTCCCCTCCAGCGTGAGACTCAGCGGCGACGTGGCGTCCATGGCGCGCCTCAACCGCACGCTCACCGGGTACCCCGCGGTCGAAGGCCACGTGGAAGCGCTCTGGTCCGACTACCAGAAGACAATGCTGCGCATCGCGGAGCTTATCAACGCCTCCACCTCCCACGTCCACATCGAGATCTACGCCCAGGCCTGGGACGACACCACCGCCCCCGTCTTCGAGGCGATGGAACGGGCCGTCGCACGCGGCGTGAAAGTCCGCGTACTTTTCGACCACATCGGCTCCCAGAAATACCCCGGCTTCCGCGCCTTCAAACGCCGCCTGACCGCCGCCGGGATCCAGTGGCACCTCATGCTGCCCCTCCTGCCGCTCCAGTGGCGCTTCCGACGGCCCGACCTGCGCAACCACCGCAAACTCATCGTCATCGACGACCGCGTCGCTATGATGGGATCCTTCAACCTCATCGACCGCTCCTACCTCGTGCGCAACCACGTCAAGAAGGGCCGCCAATGGGTCGACTCCTTCGTCGAGCTCACCGGGCCCGTCGTCGCTTCCCTCGGCTCCATGTTCGCCGTCGACTGGTACACCGAATCCGGCGAGGTCATCGACATCACCCCGCCGTACGACAACACCCCCGGACCACTCGAAGGCCAGAACGTCCTCCAACTCATCCCCTCCGGTCCCGGCTACAGCACCGAGCCCAACCTGCGGATGTTCAACACCCTCATCCACCACGCCCGTGAGCGGCTGATCCTCTGCTCGCCGTATTTCGTGCCCGACGACTCCATGCTCGAGGCCATCACCACCGCCTGCTACCGGGGAGTGCGCGTCGACCTGCTCGTCGGCGAGAAAGCCGACCAGTTCATGGTCCAGCACGCCCAGTCCGCCTATTACCAGCAGCTTCTCGAGGCCGGCGTCCACATCTGGCAGTTCCCCGCCCCCTATGTCCTCCACTCCAAGTTCGCGATCGCCGACCCGGTGGTGTGGGCTTCTTCTCCTTCCCCTGCCCCGGCTTCCGCCGCTCCCCCTCTTCTTCCCCTGCCCCGGCTTCCACTTCCGCCGCCTCCCCTTCCTCGGCTTCCACTGCTTCCCCCGCCACGGCCGCCGACCTGCAGGAAATCGCGATCATGGGCAGCTCCAACATGGACATGCGCTCGTTCTCCCTGA